The following DNA comes from Populus trichocarpa isolate Nisqually-1 chromosome 19, P.trichocarpa_v4.1, whole genome shotgun sequence.
gttcatggccttgaaacaacaatatgaatGACTCTCGATGAATTATGATCAGCTATGTCAAATGGTTATGGACATTAGATCAAGGATGGGTGACGATACATGTGCAACCACTTTTTGGCTATACgatcccgggaacaaccagcctcctcctcctcctcctcctcctcctctaacTCCGCcgttattctagtttaattttatttttgaaacacattaaatttgtaatgaatatttgaatgaatattatttaacattatttttatatttttaatgtttaatacaattttagttggttaattagttttttttactattaatcaatataatatttttaaaaaaatatttatcctaaatattttttttaaaatatttttaaataaatactgaCGGCCTTACAGACGGAACAAGTCCATCTGTATTagacagagagttgaaaaagcTTTACTGTCCATGCCACAATCACAGACAAAATGTATCCATCGGTGATTTACCGTTCACATTACCAACAGACTCTATCCGTCGGTATTGTTCAGAGAGTTCTGAAATATTTACTGctcatgccacaatcaccgatggACTGATCGTCGTTGATTTACCAGTGGAAATACagacggaataaatccgtcgaTAAAGTTCTAGTaggaatgtttttttattggcgCGTTTTCCCCGTCTGTAAGATCGTCAGTGTTTTTTTTCCGACAGAAGTAGTGATGGAAAGGGGAATTACCGACGATTAATATTCTGACAAACGGAGTCTGTCGGTAAAAATGTTATCGATGAATTGCATGTCTTACATCgtcggaattaatccgtcggtaaaattatttaatggtgtagtgtatTAAATCGCCATTGCGAGCATTTGTTGATAGTGATTTTCGTTGCTATAGGTGTATTAGCGCGCTTCATTGCTGGTAatacatgtgtgtgtatatatatatatatataattttgcttTCTTGATCATTCATGTGTTAGGCATGCAGGCTAAGATAGGTGGAAGAGCACTGACTAAAGAGTGGATTATGCcttaaaaaacagattaaaatatcaaaaacaagttatttagaGTTAAGAGTCCTGATACTTCAAATGAATGACACGAACTTAGGCATTCATGTCATGAGTAAACCCAACTAGGGAAGAAGACTTCAGGTAAAACATATCCAGTTGTAAACTGGAGGTAGTTTTCTGGATTTTGTCAGGGTTACAGAAATATTCTCAAGAGCTTTTTATCACTACGTACAGAAGGCTAAGAATAGGGAGTTATGATCATCAGACAATTACTAACAGGAACAAGTTTGCAACAGATCTTCCAAGAACAGATTCACTGCAAGCAGGaacattttttcatatttcatggTGCTGTGCATTTGAGAAATTCTTAATTGGATAGCTAAATTGTTCAATTCATCGAAATGATCGAATATCTTGAATGGAGGGGAGGAAtcaatccaaagaaaaaaaaaatctattatgcAGCTAATCGATCATCTAGCATGATGACAAACAgaagaaaataacatagttATCAATGGAAAGTCTCAACCTACCACAAAAGAAAGTTCTCATTTCATGTGCTTTCTCAAAGAAGATTATTCATGTCCTAATGGGTTTATTGAGAACTTCAAGGACTGCCATAACCATAAAGACTAGATCAGAATGTTCCAAGTTTTTGGTAgtttcaaagttaaataattattgattttatatcatCTGCTTTTaagtattcaaattaatatcatttagaATTATCAAAAATCAACAGTAGTGGAACCAGTTCAACATACATTCACTAGAATGAAAGACGAATCAAAGCATATGCTGAATTTACCAGaaattctccttttcttcccaTTTCTGATGGTACATGCATTGTTCTTGCAtacaaaggcaaaaaaaaaattaaaaaagaaaggatgaAACTAACAATCTAATCAAAATATTCCTGCCACTTTATTGCAGCCCCCCAAGTCTTCTTTCTCGTTCGGTCTTGTAGCATATGAACATTGGGTCATATATACACATTCACTCCTTGCCTACCAAAACGTTTTCTAGCATTTTCATATTTCAGGCcatttctcttttctaattGGTTATCATGGTCCATGCCTTCATTGGATACATGAATGAACGGCCTAATTAAGCAATCCAGGAGAAAATGAATTAGAACATCCTTGCACCTTTGCCACTTTCACTTTTTTGGGACAACAAAGAAAGGTAGAGGGATCTCACTTTCCCTGGAATTAACAGAATTCTCCTCTTTATGCTTGATTTCTGAATGCGTAAGTCCACCTTGGTGACCACCGTTGTTATCAACGTCATCGCTCACAACCACCACCCCACCAAAATGCACGTGGCGTATACCATCTGAAGAAGGCCTCCGGGGCTCATCATCAAACGGTGGATTCCTTGGTGACATTGCAGCACCTTCTTTGCGCGAAAATGGGGATCCTGCGGGGGATTTGCATGGTTCAGAAAGTGTATAGTCAACAGGTCTAAGGCATCGGTAAATGTAGGTCAGAAACCAAAATGCCCATGGCGCGGCGACTAGAATCATTCCTGCGATGGCATACCATGATTTTACGTTGCTTATAGGAAGGAACATGTAAAGAGCAAGAAGAGCTCCACCAGAAACAAGACATGCAGAAAATAGAGCTACGGCGACGTAAATTCTCAGATCTCCTTTCCTTTCCTCCATTGAAGACAGAATGGATGATCAccccttgttttttctttctttctggttTAGGGATGCTGTGCGGTGGATTTTGAAGGGATTGTTATGCACTCCATCAAGGAAGAAAGGTTAAAAGCTGggataatttatctttttgttaatataatgatgtttttttcatgaCCGTTAACCAGCTATGTCTTATACTCTATAGGAGACACGTCGCTACCCAAAAGGAGGACGtgccaacaaaaataaaagaaaagggatcaGCTTGGCAAAAGAATGGTAATATAATACTGTTTTCAGCTAGAAACTTGAATTTAGTGAATGAGGAAAAGCCAGCTTCCTTCCTTGACAAACTCATAGAAGCGAAGGCAACCAAATAAATTCATATGAACGAACAGAATGTGTTCACAATGTGCTTAAAATCACgtctttaatttgctttctgtTCAATATTTTTGCTATTACTTGTATACAACAGTTGAGCAGCTCTTTTACAACCAACTATGCTATATGCTATATTTTGGGATATAGTAATTGAATACTCAAATGTTTTCTAAAAgaacaaatttaattaataattcaaaatctaCTGTATATTAGATATGACACATACTGaacgatatttttatttaaaattgaaatgataatatattggattCACTAGGGTCATTCTAAGTTGGTATTTAAAACACGTGGCgataatcctaaaaaaaataaattgaaaaacttaatctctaattaactcaatattgaagaacaaaattgatttaattgcGGCATCAGAAGCAAGGAATCGTCACCTAGTTGTTTCGTTCAAGGTCACTAGGAAACCGGGTAAATTGGTCTTAAATGAAATTCTAGGATAAAAGACTAGTTGTGGCTAaaaaagatattagcaccctTAACGTACTTTACATGAAGGaagttgcattgtttaattTAGATGTGGCCTAAAGGTATTGATGGGTTCCTAAACGATGATTCATCTATGGCTTAGAATAAAGATTTATTCTCATGATGAATCAATCTGGCAGTTTTGAATTCATTACATGCTTGAATGCCCAAATAAATTCTAGTGGGAATAATCTGTGTAGATGCTTTAACAGGGTTCATCTATCATGGAAGGCAAACAAGTTTTCTACAACTTGTATGTCgtggtgaaaaatacttccAAATAAAATTGGtgatccaaaataattttggaaatttttaaCTCAACTTCTAGTATTTAAATGTCAGCCTAGTTATAGGTCCAATTTTATACTAAAATATTaaccattaatttttatgaattaaaatttttaggagttattgaaatattagtcAGATTCTCATGGATtcaataaattggttattaaattcaaaaatacatgcaaagatattttttgaattattgtatatatataaaaaatgctaaatcatacaatatatatatatatatatatatatatatataagcaaaatATGATTTCTATCTTTTGAGAGACTTAGTTAAATAcacaccaaataaaatatatttttgtagttttgaaATGAgacaattttttcataaatttttgagatttcaatgaaaaacaagtattttaatatcaagtCAGCATCTTACAATGTAAGTATACAAccctgatattaaataaaattgttgaaaaaatatgagtaggacccataaataattttaaattggtccttgaattttttttagaatttttagggatttatttaaggcttgtttggcaaaaaaatcatttttattcaaaacaaaattgtcaaaataggTTTCAGGGTGTGTTTGCCAAACAACCCCTTAAGCCAAACATTcctcaactaaaaaaacaactaaccACACAAATTCTTAGTACCTtacccaaaacaaaatcaattagatTGACTCGAAAACACTAATTTAACCCTGAACTAAACTGAAAACTATGTTTTGACctgaaactaaaacaaaacaaacaattaaaacaaaaacaaatcaaaactaaaaaaaacacaaaaacataaaagttttttgacaaaaacatttcaaataccaagaacatgaagaacaagaTGAATATTCAAATCGAAACCAAGTAAACACAAATCACAAACTAGAAAAGTTTTCATGCAATCAAGGGCAAGGTTTTGTTTGTAATCATGCAtagataaaaaatcaagcattcaTTTTCTTCGATTAACAATCACAAGtcatgatttgatcaaaatgtGTTTGgacggtaaaaaaaaatcatagaatttAGATGCATGAATGCGGGCTATTGATGCGTTAAAACCCTGGATTATTTGCTAAAGATAACATGCTAACATATATGTGCCAAGACTTAACCCAAAACAGCTTCAAAACAAAAGACTAAGGCAAAGTTCATGCAAAGAACATGAACCTAAAATCCggaaaatttctaaaaattgaACTACTGCCAAAATCCAGATTTGACTTTTTAGGCCTTTAAACACATTGTTTTCAGTCCTCACAAACCACATTACCAATACCAAGCATAGTTAAATACAAAGAactaacaaataacatcaaatcatcaataacatgcatgaagtttcAATTCCTACAAATGTCAAATCTTATTCAACCTACATATCTAggcaatttgaattcaaaatcagTTTTCTAAACATATTTTGGTCATGAACAAGTCTTATAAAGCTAGGATCAACAATATTGTTTCATAATGTAttaatgaaactaaaaataaaacgttGTTTTATCAAAACTAACCTAACTAGAAAGCTTTAGTCACATTTAAAACATCAAACACACcctaaaataaacatcaaatcaaaGAATCAAAATCACAGCAACAcagaaaaataaacacaacactTACTCTTTAAGCATCACTATATTTGCAAACATAAATGCAGAccaaatgacaattaaaatctCCTCAAGCATGCCACATGGACTccatttttaggttaaaattatTCCTTTGAAGCCCTAGAACAACTATCGGTTTCTTTGCTCTTCTTTGTAAAGTTTTGCTTCCACAAACTTAGTGCCCTTTCAAAACTGAATAAACATTTATGCTAGGCTCGTAAATCCTCACAACTAGGGCATTTTCTCAATATTCTCTCCTccttttctctcattttatCCTCTTTCTCATCTCTGATTTTTAGAGGTTATTTATAGGTTTTGCTAGGTTTTTCATTGGATTCAATCAAAGATTGATCATGATTGATCAATCCTAGCCCTCCGATTGGAATGGAAGGGTTTTGGACAAAAAACAATAGCTAGGAGCTTTGTACTAGGCTAGTTTTGCAGtgatgattttggttttgggGATTTTAGTAGTTTTACCAACCCTTGATAAAAACCTATTGAAAATTTTTTGAGTgtgaataaacaaaaaaaaatcattggtttTTCCAAATGGGTGTCACAATCATGGCTAACTGGGATGACTACTTTCAAGGCCTTGTCAGAGCAACTCTGACTTCAACGTTACATGAGACCACTTGAAGTTGCTAGGGTAGAGGAGGCGCACACCTTTCATTTGGATCCAACCTTATTCAATTTGGAGGTCTGTAGCTTCACATTCATTCGTTCAAAGGTGCGAACTCGATTAGCCTCGAATTTGAGAATGCAAGGAAAGCTGATCAAAGACAAGATGTTGAAGATTTCTATAGAAGAATTGGGGTGTAAACATCCAATTTCATAGGCATGAGGTTGTAGAGAGGGTGTCTCTCAGTTGGATGGTGATGGTTACAGCCTCTAAGGTGGTTGGAAACGCTACATTTATTAACCTGAAGATGCCTACTCAACTAGCCAAAATTGTCAAGGAAGGAAATGAACAGTGGGTGAACAACACGTTGTCTAGATTAAACCTtagaaattaatgttttttaatttggggtttggctaatttcaatttggtccctgctcttccaatttcttttaattgcacttGTAATTGTCTCCCAACTTTTAATTGTATGCAATTACACCCttatcaaattcaaatatcaaCCTCAAAGTTCAGCACCTTTTACAAATGAGTCCTTGattttcaattcatttcaatttggcccctgatttcaCCAATTTCTACCCTCAAAATTGTGCGCCACGTACAGGTCGATCcttagtcttgggaatttgCAATTATGTCCTTAAATGGccaattttgtcaattttatacattttaGTCCTCTAACTTTTCCACTTGTCATCTTGGTCCTCCACTACTAATCTTATGCAATCTTCTAGGCTTTCTTCATGTAGGACccttgtatattttatttatttattatatttttttttatgtatggtaaaaaatagataacaacacACATCActggatttaatattttttattcatgagattatttttatttaattatacgacAATAAAATAGGTGCATGGGACTGAGGTAGCAAAAGcagaactaatttttttaagctaaataataaaaacatgtcttttttaatttaaattaaatagaaaataaattattgataacaaatgatgaaattatattttaaaagaaaaaaattgagggataaaaatgcattaaataaCAACAAAGAGGCTAGAAGGTCaaataaaggggaaaaaaagtcaGACACATGCCTAAGCCTACATGTCTGGCCCATTAATAAATGGCATGGCCCATGTGCCaagtctcttgttttttttttaatttaaaaggatggattgattttttaaaaaaaataaagaggtgtAGATAACACATCATCAAAAAATGagagtagggttttttttagccCAAAACCTAGATTTTCAACgtattttttacccaaaataccTTAGAGATCTTGTTTAACCCATTTGTAGctttaaaaaagttcaaaaactcaaaattaacatgaatctaaaaaaactcaagtttagATCTACAATATCAGGCAATATTGATAACAAAGGACACCCTAATAGAACTCTTTTTATCGAATGTAACACATTGACACTAAAATCAACCATTTTGATGGTCGAAATCAATGTTATATCAgagaaatttaataacttttttttcttttcttaaactAGAGActgagaaataataaaaataaaagtatatactaaaatttaatcttaaaataattaagagattGAAAAggtatcattttaaaaattgaactttTCACACCAAGTTTCGAACCCACCATCTATTTTCAGTGTATTTTCCacattgatctttttttttcttcaatattacctctaattaatatatagaaagCTATTGTCCTTCaattttgcaatttaaaaactcaatcgatgagaaaaaaaactttgaggactaaaataaaaatattaaaacaaatattactcCAATCTACAATGAAAAGTCAAAAGCTGTATagtagagtttatttttttctacaccTAGACAATTTTGACGAGGAAAATAAACCAAGAAATTTCCTGAGGTTGACACTATTAACTTATATTAGTTAGGGCGTATCAAAGGTAACTTACAAATATTATAAGTTAGTTtgcaatataaaaacaaaaacaaaaagactctgacatttgttttttaatattataaatttttaattgtgaactaaaaaataatgttttagttttataaaataaatttaaaaatatataaactgatATATAGTAGAAAAAGTTattagattaaattgaaaaattaatatttattataagaaGCAAAAGATAAATGTACATGAACATATTCAAACTAATAACgagagtaattttttaaaaaaatttattaaattatgttgcaataaaaatggatatttgtaagaaaaataatgatttaaatttggagaaaaaaatgtaatttttagttgaaattctcttttcttattatttgttttgttaaaaaaaacatatatatttttttagtacaagtatggtttattgaataaaaatgaaagcaattaaaataaatattataaaaaaattctattgatTTGAAAgaatgagtaaaaaatatatcccTCTaatcaaaacttcatttttttattcatgtgtttttttttttttttaatgaaaagatgcctttgtttaagaagtattttaaaaaaaaattaagacttatcataaatttaaaagaaagtttagataaaaaatatcaataaattcgatatgaaacatcaaaaaatatataatatgataaaagatttataaaagatttacaataaaagaataattaataaatattttatttgcattaaatGTTCATTagggaaatttaaaaaataaataaacatatgaaGAAAATAGTCATTAATACTATTATAAAAagctataatattatttgaaaccTATATCttggataattattttaatatcataaatgtaaaaaaaaaaaaaaattggtttaaaaaaatcatcatatgaATGTCTAAAATTACATTGGTAATCACAAAACACAATTTagtttaacaaaaaattcaaaatcaaactaaattaaaaaatcttttcaagttCTAGATAAAACCACTGAGATGTCCTCAATTATTGAGTGTCAAAATTTGATCATTTGAGAACGaactctctccttttttttctaacaactATCTCTCTTCTCTGTACATTCAAAGACTgaaatgcaaataaataaacttacaaaccaaaacataaaatccCCAAAGAAGAGGGATCAAATATGAAGACAGTGAAACTTGAGGGATTGACTTGGGAAAACATTGTTCATAAACCTATGTCAACACAACTTGTAAGGttgtaattgaaaataaataaagttcaatgatcaaaatgaaaagaaatcaaaatttcagggatttagttaatttgttaatgCTAATAATGttaatgtttatattaattaacaaaatctcGTAGCTCCTCTGTAAAGGCCTTATTAATCACATACAAATTTTCCGTGTAGGGAAAAAATTCCCTGAATGTGCTTCAATTGAATTGAGTAGttcatttttctatttacaCCTacaagaaagggaaaaaagaagaagaaaaaacaggagaTAGAAATTCATTACTCCATTGGAAGTACTTCCGAAGTTTTTGGAAGACTTATCAATTATGTCCTGCTAGATGCTTCGCTGCTATGATGTCCAGAGAATTTTGAACTAAAAGATGGTCCTGCTGGATGATTCTTGGGAGACGACTATAGAACTTCTCGTGTGCTATGATGTCTCTTGAGAAGCTATATCTCATCTCCCCAGGCAGCAATGGAAGTGATTCAGCAGCAAGGTCCAATTGCAGGATGTGAGGAGCTCTTTCTTTCTGAAATTACAGAAATTGATCAAACACTTTGCATTGAGGGATTAATTAATAACCAGCACCTTCATACACCGAACTTAGATCTTCAACAGAAATGCAGTGGACATAATCATCCCGGCATCCAACAAAAATCCTGCCACCAATCATCACAGGTGAAGAGAAAATGTCTCCGGGGAGCTCCAACCTTGCAAATTCCTGAACTATATTTAAACCAGGTTGATTTTGCTTTCCGGAATCATCCAAGTTAATCTGAAGCAGATGTACACGTCCAGAACTGGTGCATACACAAACCAACCTGGAAAAGTGTTGCaaacaaataaactaattgaaaatatatatatatatatatatatatgaaatttcttACAGATTTGTACAATTTCTTTACCTGTCTGACAAAAGGCAGGGATCAGATAGCAGCTGCAAGTGCTCGTCAACATATGCAGATGCAGTAATTGGATCTCCAACATTATACTCCCAAAGTAAATCTCCTGTTTCCTGAAAGGAACACAAGAATCAAATAAAGTATGCAAAGAAAGCAAAGTGCCgtgaataaaattatgatactAAACATTGTTACTGTTTCAGTGCACGTCACTTTTTGCCTAGCT
Coding sequences within:
- the LOC18109249 gene encoding uncharacterized protein LOC18109249 produces the protein MEERKGDLRIYVAVALFSACLVSGGALLALYMFLPISNVKSWYAIAGMILVAAPWAFWFLTYIYRCLRPVDYTLSEPCKSPAGSPFSRKEGAAMSPRNPPFDDEPRRPSSDGIRHVHFGGVVVVSDDVDNNGGHQGGLTHSEIKHKEENSVNSRESEIPLPFFVVPKK